From one Lycium barbarum isolate Lr01 chromosome 6, ASM1917538v2, whole genome shotgun sequence genomic stretch:
- the LOC132645757 gene encoding T-complex protein 1 subunit alpha: MAYSGQTLDISGDRQSGQDVRTQNVTACQAVANIVKSSLGPVGLDKMLVDDIGDVTITNDGATILKMLEVEHPAAKVLVELAELQDREVGDGTTSVVIIAAELLKGANELVRHKIHPTSIISGYRLAMREACKYVEEKLAVKVDKLGKDSLVNCAKTSMSSKLIADDSDFFANMVVEAVQAVKMTNVRGEIKYPIKGINLLKAHGKSAKDSYLLKGYALNTGRAAQGMPLRVAPARIACLDFNLQKTKMQMGVQVLVTDPRELERIRQREADTTKERIQKLLSAGANVVLTSKGIDDMALKYFVEAGAIAVRRVRKEDLRHVAKATGATVVSTFADMEGEETFEPSFLGHADEVVEERIADDDVIMVKGTKTSSSVSLILRGANDFMLDEMERALHDALCIVKRTLESTTIVAGGGAVEAALCVYLEYLATTLGSREQLAIAQFAESLLVIPKVLANNAAKDSSDLVSKLRSCHYLAQTKADKKHLSSMGLDLSKGTVRNNLEAGVIEPAMSKVKIIQFATEAAITILRIDDMIRLVKEEGQED; the protein is encoded by the exons ATGGCGTATTCAGGACAAACTCTTGATATTTCCGGCGACCGTCAGTCCGGTCAGGATGTTCGCACCCAAAACG TGACTGCATGTCAAGCAGTAGCCAACATTGTCAAATCTTCACTTGGACCCGTTGGCCTTGATAAG AtgcttgttgatgatattggcgATGTAACAATTACTAATGATGGTGCTACCATTTTGAAAATGTTAGAAGTTGAGCATCCAGCTGCCAAG GTTCTTGTTGAGTTGGCTGAACTCCAAGATCGAGAAGTTGGTGATGGAACAACCTCAGTCGTTATTATAGCTGCAGAATTACTTAAG GGAGCAAATGAGTTGGTGAGGCACAAAATTCACCCAACCTCGATAATCAGTGGATACAGG CTAGCAATGAGGGAAGCATGCAAATATGTCGAAGAAAAATTGGCTGTTAAG GTCGATAAGCTTGGAAAAGATTCTCTTGTAAACTGTGCCAAGACAAGCATGTCATCAAAGTTGATAGCAGATGACAGTGACTTCTTTGCTAATATG GTTGTTGAAGCAGTACAGGCAGTCAAGATGACTAATGTGAGGGGTGAAATTAAATATCCTATTAAG GGTATTAATTTACTTAAAGCACATGGAAAAAGTGCAAAAGATAGCTATCTATTGAAGGGTTATGCTCTGAATACTGGCCGTGCTGCCCAAGGAATGCCTCTGAGGGTTGCGCCTGCACGGATCGCTTGTCTTGACTTCAATCTTCAAAAGACAAAAATGCAGATGGGTGTTCAAGTGTTGGTAACTGATCCTCGAGAGCTTGAGAGGATTCGCCAAAG AGAAGCTGATACGACAAAAGAACGGATTCAGAAACTTTTGAGTGCGGGAGCCAATGTCGTCTTGACTTCAAAAGGAATTGATGACATGGCACTGAAG TACTTTGTGGAAGCTGGTGCAATTGCGGTTAGACGTGTACGCAAGGAGGATTTGCGCCATGTTGCCAAGGCAACTGGCGCCACTGTG GTCTCAACATTTGCGGATATGGAAGGAGAAGAAACTTTTGAACCATCATTTCTTGGACATGCTGATGAGGTAGTGGAGGAGCGGATTGCTGATGATGATGTCATTATGGTTAAAGGAACTAAAACCTCAAGTTCG GTTTCATTGATACTTAGAGGTGCAAATGACTTTATGCTTGATGAGATGGAGAGGGCCCTCCATGATGCTTTGTGCATTGTGAAGAGAACACTAGAGTCAACAACT ATCGTTGCTGGTGGTGGAGCTGTTGAGGCTGCTTTATGTGTCTACTTGGAGTACCTAGCTACTACTCTTGGGTCAAGGGAGCAGCTGGCTATTGCACAATTTGCTGAATCCTTACTTGTCATACCAAAG GTTCTTGCAAATAATGCTGCAAAAGATTCCAGTGACTTGGTATCTAAACTACGTTCATGTCACTACCTTGCACAAACCAAAGCAGATAAGAAGCATTTGTCAAG CATGGGACTGGATCTATCAAAGGGCACTGTGCGAAACAACTTGGAAGCTGGAGTGATTGAGCCTGCAATGAGCAAAGTAAAAATAATACAG TTTGCTACGGAAGCAGCTATTACTATTCTGAGAATTGATGACATGATAAGGCTTGTCAAAGAGGAGGGCCAGGAGGATTAG